The Methanothermobacter sp. genomic sequence CATATGAACCTTACCTCTGGAAAAACTTGGAAATTTTAGATGATCAAAAAAGACATGATAAGTCTATTTGATTTTTTTAATATACACCCCATGTATATCATGATATACACACCCTGTATATAACCCAGCGAAGGTCTCCTGGAGAAAACCCTGATATATATATCGTGTATATGTATATCAGGACGGCCCTACAGGCATACCTTCAACGTATATCACCCCCACACCCCCAGATATACACACCACGTATATCGGATGATGTATTACAATATCTGTATATCGATATCAGCCCCGACCGGGGGGTACCCTCGGAGAATTATATACACCCCATGTATATCATGATATACACATGCTGTATATCATATTGGCTGTTATTACTTCACATTAATGCTAGAGGTATTGGCTGCCACATTGACAAAATTGTATATGTCATGTGGGGGTGGTATTGTCATAAGCACACAAAACAGCACACATGGAAAAGGATATAATCACTTCCCCCTATAAGTAGAAGAGGGAAATCTCTTTCAAGTGATATCATGGCCTACCTCATATGCGAAAACTGTAACCACTACTGGCAGATCAAGAGCGAGGAGGAATTCTGGGTATTCCACACTTGTGATGAATGCGGTTCACCACTCCTCTATGTTAAAAACTTCAATGAATACCGCAAAATCACCAAAGATGTCCCTGAATCCAGCAGAAAAACCCAAAACCAGGGGAAGGCCGATAACTACTGGAGATCCTGGAGGGGCGGGCACCTGATCCTCATTGCAGGGGCATTGATGGCCGCTGCGGGAATATTACTTACAGTCACAGGGACGGCATGGGGCATCACACCAGTTCTTCTGGGAATCATCTTCATGGCCCTCTCGGTACCACTGGGCAGGGCCAGTGCGAGAAGGGGTATTGGCTGGAAGAAGGGATATGAAGATGAACTCATAGTAACGAACTGCCTCAGACGCCTCCCCCAAGGGTATCATATCCTGAACAACGTCCAGCTCCCGGGGGCAGACGGGCACATGGACCACGTGGTCGTGGGGCCAACCGGAGTCTACGTGATAGAGACCAAGTCCTATTCAGGGAACTACATCGTGAAGGGTGACCGATGGTTCCTTAACGATGAACTCAGAAAGGAGGAGGTCAGATCACCGTCCATCCAGGCAAAAAGGAATGCCGCAGCCATCAAGGAATTCCTTGAAACCAGGGATATCTATGTCTCATGGGTTAATGCTGTGGTTGCATTCCTCAGCGCCTCCTGCACTATCATGGAGGAGGATGAGCACTGCAGGATCCTGAAGCCATGCCAGGTCCCGGAGCATATAATGGAGAGTCGCCTAATGCTGGGTGAGAGCAAGGTGAAAAGGATAGTGGATGCCCTGAGAAAACATGCCTCGGAGGTCTGGTAGAGTACATTTATGAGTGTAATCAGAACACACCAATTTTCCACCATCGCATCGAAGGGTACATTTATAAGGTGGCTGGTTATAAATATCTTCTTCAATTCATTATCATGGAGGATTTAAATGGGCTACTATGACAGACTCAGGGGTTTCCTGGCAATATTCCTCCGGGGACTTTTCATGGGAAGCGCGGATGTTATGCCCGGTGTCTCGGGCGGGACAATCGCACTCATAACAGGTATCTATGAGAGACTTGTACATGCGATAAGTAAGATAAGGTTTGGATTCATAAGACCCCTCATCACCGGCGACCTTGCTGGTGCCCGGAAGTCCCTGAGGGAGGAGGTCGATTTTGAGCTCTTCGTACCCCTCCTTGCGGGTATAGCCTGTGCTGTGCTAACACTATCAAAGGTTATACTCTTCTTCATAACCACCTACGTGGCATTCACCTACGCATTCTTCTCAGGCCTCATACTCGCCTCTGCATATGTTGTCTACCAGAAGATAGATGGTTTTTCACTCAAAAACCTTGCATCAGGTGCCCTGGGCCTCATATTTGCCTACCTATTCGTGGGCCTCAACCCGATACAGGCAAACCATACACTCCCTGTTGTCTTCATATCCGGATTCGTGGCCATATGTGCCATGATACTCCCCGGAATTTCAGGTGCATTTCTACTTCTCCTGTTGAACCAGTATGAGTATATGCTGGGTGTCCTGAACCGCCTGGCCATCGTTGAAATATTCACATTCCTTGCAGGGGCGGCTATCGGTATAATGAGCTTCTCAAGGGTTCTGGATTACCTTCTGAGGAACCATGAGGCCGTTACCATGTCATTTCTTGTGGGTCTCATGATAGGTACCCTCAGGCTCCCCTACAGGAAGATAGCA encodes the following:
- a CDS encoding nuclease-related domain-containing protein, translated to MAYLICENCNHYWQIKSEEEFWVFHTCDECGSPLLYVKNFNEYRKITKDVPESSRKTQNQGKADNYWRSWRGGHLILIAGALMAAAGILLTVTGTAWGITPVLLGIIFMALSVPLGRASARRGIGWKKGYEDELIVTNCLRRLPQGYHILNNVQLPGADGHMDHVVVGPTGVYVIETKSYSGNYIVKGDRWFLNDELRKEEVRSPSIQAKRNAAAIKEFLETRDIYVSWVNAVVAFLSASCTIMEEDEHCRILKPCQVPEHIMESRLMLGESKVKRIVDALRKHASEVW
- a CDS encoding DUF368 domain-containing protein, which translates into the protein MGSADVMPGVSGGTIALITGIYERLVHAISKIRFGFIRPLITGDLAGARKSLREEVDFELFVPLLAGIACAVLTLSKVILFFITTYVAFTYAFFSGLILASAYVVYQKIDGFSLKNLASGALGLIFAYLFVGLNPIQANHTLPVVFISGFVAICAMILPGISGAFLLLLLNQYEYMLGVLNRLAIVEIFTFLAGAAIGIMSFSRVLDYLLRNHEAVTMSFLVGLMIGTLRLPYRKIAIVDTASIIISVAIGIIGFALVMILESRFDYIDY